The DNA sequence ctctgtgtggaaaagttgcccctcaaattcctattaaatctgttccccaccttgaatgaatgaaactttaaatctacccccccctcacccaccccctgcctgtccccccccctccccccccccccccacccctcccccccccacccccccctcccccccccctccccccccccccccccaccccccccccaccccccccctgcctgtccccccctcaccccccccccctcacccccctcacaaccccctgcctgtccccccctcaccccccccctcacccccccccctgcctgtccccccctcacccccccttgcctgtccccccctcacccccccccctcacccccccctgcctgccccccccccctccccccccccctctgcccccccctcacccaccccatgCCCGTGTGTTCTGTTTACGCTCtgtgttcatgtgataggagcagattcagaccattcggcccatcaagtctactccgccattcaatcatggctgatctatctctccctcctaacaccattctcctgccttctccccataacccctgacacccgcactaatcaacaatctatctatctctgccttaaatatatccgctgacttgtggcctccaccgccgtctgtggcaacgaatcccacagattcaccaccctctggctaaagaaatccctcctcatctccttcctaaaggaacgccctttaattctgaggctgtgccctctggtcctagactctcccactagtggaaacatcctctccacatccactctatccgggcctttcactattctgtacatttcagtaaggtcccccctcatccttctaaactccagcgagtacaggcccagtgccgtcaaacactcatcatgttaacccactgattcctgggatcattctcgtaaatctccttggATCCTTTTTGTATTCTAGCTCCTCTCTACttccccacaatgtcctcggatatatccgaTCCGGCTCGAGATGGTTCTACCTTCATACGCGATAGTACCTACAGTACTTCTTTGACTGTAACACTGtcagctctcaagacacttccattgactgccccaagttcatcCGTCTATGGTAAAATCttgtccatctcctgtggctccacagagGTGAGCGCTTTGATCCCTTAGAGGTCCCACTCTCGAGGGGATCTatctatcgcaggcgctgcctcaaaaaggctgccagcaccatcaaggacccacaccatcctggccacacactcatctctctgcagccttcaggtagaaggtacaggagcctgaaatctgcaatgacaggttcaggaatatctacttccccacagctatcaggctattaaactcaacctcaaacaaactctgaactataacagcctattgcactttatctgtgtagttatatgtgtatatatatatattgtatggtATATGGtcaactgatctgatctgtatttatgcctaaaatactctgttgtgctgcagcaagcaagaatttcattgtcccatctgtgacacatgacaataaactcccttgacttgactctctctgGCTAACCTTTATACAATCTCTTGAGATTGTCCTTTGTACATCTGCCAAAGCTATAGAGCAATATGCGATCTCCTTATTTCTTGTTTTAGCTAGCAcattagttcccaaaactcctccagggatgcacctgATCCCAGCTGTCCTAACTCTTACTCTTGGCcaaagcctcaatttccctcgtcagcccaGCTTGCTTTACCCCTCACTCTAACAAGGACATGTATGTCCTGAACTCTTGTcagcacttttaaaaacatcccacttcccTGATATTCCTTTTCCTTCCAACAACCTGCTCCGGTCAACGAGTGAGTTCCTGTCTCatcccctcaaagttggccttgggggtgggaggttgcaaccttcacgtggtccgccctgtttcaacgaatacaatcaatctggcgtgcacaatcgaatagaacaagttgtcctacaactttaggctgtgcacgccatacacaagaaagttggccttgccccaatttagaatttgAACACATGGGCCCTGACcagaactatcttaaacctaatcaaacagTGGTTATTGCTCCATGAACACTTTAtacacttgcccttcccaatgtcCCTAGACAACATCAAGTTttagagttttagtttagagatacagtggggaaacaggccctttggcccattgagtccgtgccgaccagcgatccccgtacattaacactatctcacACCCACAAGGACAAgttatacatttacaccaaaccaattaacctgtacatctttggagtgtgggaggaaaccggagatctcacgcaggtcacgggagaacgtacaaactccactgtacagacagcatggtcccgtagtcaggatcgaggcagcaactctaccgctgtgccaccgtgaccagtCTCTCACATGTGACGCTCTGActgctggagaaaactctcctgaacacattCGACAATTTTCACCCCATCTACAACATTCACACTGtgacattcccagtcaatattgggatccCCATCTACAACATTCACACGATGACATTCCCAGTGACATTCCAACATTGGGATCCCCATCTACAACATTCACACGATGACATTCCTAGTCAATATCGGGATCCCCATCTACAACAACCATTcacctgcaatctcccggcatatctgctctaattcccgttgactatacgggggtctgtagtacacccccaacaaggtgatcatccctttcttgttcctcagctccacacaTAGAGCCTCTCTAGACAAACCGTCTGTAATGttacctctgaacacagccgtgacatcctccttaaccaacaatgtaacccccaccccactcctttTCCCtcaccctgtctctcctgaagctgctgtaccccagaacattgagctgccagtctccACTCACTGAACCAGGTACAATGTCCCTATCCATGCcccaatgctgcccgacccactgagttactccagctttttgtgtctgtctccagtttaagcagcacctgcagttctgccTTCCTCGCTGCCCATTCTGTCCCCGATACTTCCCCTCATCAACCTCCATTCTTGAGTGTCACAGCACCGTCTCATTCCCTACCTCGAGGGACCACCTTCTCTCTTGCTGGGCATCCACGTGACGACCTCTCTCTACGTCCTGTCCAAGAGAGTCTGTGTCCAGGATGGTCCTGAGGTCAACCAGCTGCTGCTCGTTCCCTAACGTGGGCTttaaggagctgcacctggacacacggGTGTGGTGGTCATCAGGTACCTGCAGTTCTGCCCCCACtacctcgccccccctcccctccctctccccccccctctctctctccctttctctccctctccctccctccctctctcgccccctccctccctctagacCTGTGGTGGGGCCCACACACGGCACAGAACATCAACACCAGGCTCGAGTTTGTTGAATAATTTATTAAAAACTAATAATTTATTAAAAGGAGgatagggagaggtagagagagagggaggggaagagagagagagaaggtcacCAAGGCCATTCCTCAGTCTCCGTCGTTTCCCTGCTGttccgcaggtcacggggagtttCTCCCTCCTCCGATTGGTCCGAGTTCTTGTCCTCCAGGTACTGGTAACGTTTGACCTTGTGTCAGGGATCATAGGTCAATCCTGAGCCGGTCCATCttccctcagatacggggcccaaaattgttcacagtattccagatgttgcctgaccagcgccttgtagagtgaccattacaccccacactgtagTGACCATTACACCCACTGTAGTGACCATTACACCCCACACTATAGAGGTTCAcatgggggatgtgggggagggggatgggggggagggggatgtgggggagggggatgtggggaacaGGGAGGTGGAGGGCGGTCTCTGGACGTCTTCATGAGACTGTGACTGGAACAGCGATCAGATGGACAAGACTGGACAGACCTTCATCTCACAGCAAAGAAATCTGTCCCTTTGGCCACTGCGGCCACACGCTGGTCACTGATCTCTGAATCCAGACTGTTTCTGCAGAGGCGAGGGTTTGAATCCCACCactgcccagtgtgtgtgggtcagccacaccactggtcactgcaGAGACTGAGCCTGGATCCAGAGACCAGTGTGTGGCCGCAGTGACCAGTGTGTGGGTGCAGTGACCAGTGGCCAGAGAGATgtgactgacccacacacacacaaggccgTTGGTCAGGTGGGATTCAAAGCCTGGATCCAGCGGGTCAGTGTCCAGTGtgcaaggaaaatggacaagggagagccagtggatgtagtgtacctggattttcagaaagcatttgataaggtcccacataacagattagtgggcaaaattagggcacttggtattgggggtagagtgctgacatggatagagaagtgattggcagacaggaaacaaagagtagggattaacgggtccctttcagaatagcaggcagtgactagtggggtaccgcaaggctcggtgctatttacaatatacatcaatgaagagattcaaagtaacattagcaaatttgcagatgacacaaagctgggtggcagtgtgaactgtgaagatgatgctatgagaatgcagggtgacttggacaggttgggtgtgtgggcagatgcatggcagatgaagtttaatgtggataaatgctgcAAAGAAtgcaaaaggttcgactagaccccgagtgagctgggataCAACACCtgatgcaggacccccgacacggacggcccgaccaccagctacgggagttaagatcgtcccatcaacagaaGACTCGAGGCCCCAGACCACGGGAGACCAAAGAAGGGCAGAGTTTGTGTTCTgtagctttttattggtatgaagtacatggtaaatgaaattcctcgtgttgcaaaacatacttttttTGCAACACGAGCCACCCCATGCTTGAATCATGAgtaaatacacagtgctggaggaacttggtgggtttgacaacccctgaAGAAATGGACAGATTGTAGCTGCActaaacgtggtgaataaaggtgagatgTCAGGCCGGTTCAAAGAGTCGTTTATTCGGTTAGGttaggttggtgcgctaactatattatgttgctgctgtagctgagtaaggttgttctctcgggtaaagctacctgttgactcctcaaggtctcgaggtgagatgatcttaagtaccaggacactccctctagcccatgacgtcatgTGCCCGCCCTtgtatctcctgacgagggtttGAGCCTGAGTGGCCCGTGTTTAAGCTGATGCCGGAGGAAGGAATATCATGGTCGAGGGCGGCTCCTGCATGTGGGTTGGGGACACCCCGGGCGTGAGTCGGGACGGAGGACTCCACGGGCGCAGTGATGCTCTGCGTAGGAACCGAAACACTCGCATCTCCTCGACCAGCGAAGGGAGAGAGTCCTGTGTAACACGGCCCCCAGCAACAATGAGGGGggaaaaactaaataaaataaacaaaccaaTTCCTGAACCGGGCGTGGAAGCATGAACCGTAACAAGACAAATTACAGTGCAATCAGTGTCCAGTGTTTCTAGTTtctagcaaagattatagaggagctcctgtATAATCTTTGCTCACTACTGGGCACATCAGTGAAGTCCTTGTGATGACTGTGAGACTTTGCCCGCTTGTATTTGGTGTAGCAGATAAAATCAtgggtttaaatacaacccagtctgatatcatCACATTTACATCAGTTTTGGCCCataggagaatcttgctggtctgtAAATCTTCCACTCCTCCATCTGctgctgcttggctggaagacgtgATGGGTTTTTAAGGCTATAAAAGATCAAATTCACAATGAGGGGGTTTGTGAAAAAGCTTTACACCTCTCAGCTAGAGCGAGCCTAAACTACAGAAAGCAGAAACCATGAGGCAGGATCTGAACAAGGTTGAAATATGAAGGAGGGGTTTGAGAGACTGGGTCTCCTAACAAGGTCTCTGCACTCAGGCATCACCGGCTAGACACAGTATGAGGCTCCTTCTCTCACTAACATGGTCAGAACAGTGAGGTTCCCTCAGTGTAGAGAGGGTCCCATCACACACTTATCCCAGGGTCAGATACAGAGACATGTAATGTTGTCCAGAGCCAGCACCATCTCCAGGGAGATCCCATTATCCCACCCACAGGTCGACAACACTCACTCATTTCTCAGTACATTTAGGAGTTTGTGCCAAAGGCCAGGCAGAGATTTCCTCTTCTAGATCCTAATCCTACACCTTCCTCACATTCACCCAGAATGGAACACCTCAAACCTCTGTCTCCCCCACTGATCTCATACTTTGTTTCCTTGTCAATAACTCCACCAATATTTGTGTCAGACACTAATACTACATTTAATCATAGAGAGGTCAAATGGATTGGCTCTGTATACTTTGAACCTGTATACCAGAACAAGgggtgatcatattgaaacaCATAAAAGGCACCAAAGACAATGATTGGGTCCAAGTTGAAATGTTTTCATCAGTGGAAGAGTTTCCAACAAAGGGGTTTCGACCCAATGGAGGGGTCATTTAAAAATGAGGTGCAATGATTTCCTGGAATCCTTTGTCCCAGAACGTTGTGAAACCCAGAAAATCAGTAATATGTGAACGTGGATATTGTGGATCGGGTGATTGTAGGATATGGGGAACCAGCTTGGAAGATGAAGTAAGACCTCCACacatcagccacgatcatattgaatggcgaatggtgcaggctcgaagggccgaatggcctctactcctgtacctattgtctatctttctATGATCTTTGGGAACTCAATGCagagcaggggggtggggggggagggtaggtCATCGACCTGTTCTTGGACCAGATCAGGGTGGTCAGTCTTGGGTCAGGACAGTGGCAAttgcccctcccccactccctccggAGTTTGTCCCTGAGTTGCAGTTTCACACGGGAAACTCAGTTCTATCTGTTATGGAGATATCAGGaacatttggttttgttttgaGTCTTACTATGGTTTAGACTGGCACTCCCTCTGCATTGTCCCCAATAATACATTGTCATGCCAAGTTATTGTGTTCAATTCATCGTTTGGCCGCATGTTGAGAGGTTCAGTGAAAGAATTTGTGGAAGTGCAGTCTTTTACAAATGTGTAAACGAGGCCCAGTAAAGTGAGAACAGGTTGGACTGTGAAtgactctattgtaatcatgtattgtaggcTGGTGGGCACACAAcacaagctttacactgtaccttctTTACGTGACGGGAAACTGAACGAAACACTTACCAAATGGTGGGCGTTGTTACAGATGGAtgtcctgcacttcatcctccagactTTCCAACTCTTCCTTCAGTACTGCAACACAGTTGAACATTGTAAGATATCTTCCCTCATTCCAGCTCTGTTCAAATCTCCTATCTGTGGTTCCTCGTTGGGGCATCGcatggtcaagaaagcttttggtacattaACCTTCAGCAGCCAGTGTGTCGAGTACAGGAGTTGAGATATTATGTTACTGTTCTACAAGatcacatttggagaattgtgttcagtttatgtTAATATAGAAACAGTGCAATGAAGATTCATCTGGaaagttgccaggactcaagggcctgagtgataggaagaggctgggcaggctggAACTTTATTCCTCTCAGCCCAGGAATTTGAGAGCTAATTTTATAGAGATGCACAAGatgttgaggggaatagatcgggtaaatatacagtcttttacccagagtatggaaatcaagaatcagaggatgtgtaagaaagaactgcagatgctggttaaaatcgaaggtagacacaaaatgctggagtaactcagcggggcagcatctctggagagaaggaatggtcgaggtccttcttcagactgatgtgggtggagacagtaggattggtgggagaactggggaggggatggagagagaaagcaagagttatctgaagttagagaagtcacctTTCATATCActgggggtgtaaactacccaagtgaaatatgagatgctgatcaGAGGGACCTTGGTTTCAGTtgaggtggaaaagatttaataggaaccagagaggCAGTTTCTTCCTCAATATCTTCCATATGATAGGGTCACCAaagctgaatacaatactctgtgtggcctcaccaatatcttgtacacctgtaaaatgacctcccaacttatattctcaatactctgactgaagaagctttcttgaccaccctatatgCTTGTGATATCTTTGCTCCCTCCTTAGTTTGACCATGTATATATTGTTAGAAGAAACCATCTTGGATGCTCCAATTCTAGATGGAATTCCGTTCCATCTAAGCCCATTGTCCTGAGCATGTCCtagtcatttagaaacatagaaaataggtgcaggagtaggccatttggcccttcaaaccagcaccgccattcaatgtgaccatggctgatcatccagaatcagtaccccatatcccttggagctaaatctaactctcaaatccatccagtgaattggcctccactgccttgtgtggcagagaatcccacagattcacaattctctgggtgaaaaagtatttcctcattttGCATTTTTCCATAACATATCCACTGGCTGTTGGAGTTATTTTATTGATTTCAGATGTCCCACCCCTGCAGTTTTCGTGTAGAGGTCGGTCTCCGTGTTCCACAGATGCATACAGGCCACtcacctgtacacacatgacactcacctgtacacacatgacactcacctgtacacacatgacacacacctgtacacacacacacctgtacacacaggacacacacctgtacacacacacctgtacacacacacgacacacacctgtacacacacacctgtacacacacacctgtacacacatgactcacctgtacacacacacctgtacacacacacctgtacacacatgacattcacctgtacacacacacctgtacacacacacctgtacacacaggACACatacctgtacacacatgacactcacatgtacacacacacctgtacacacacacacacacctgtacacacaggACACTCACTTgtacacacaggacacacacctgtacacacatgatacacctgtacacacacacctgtacacacaggACACtcacctgtacacacatgacactcacctgtacacacacacctgtacacacaggACACTCACCTGTACACAGGACACTCACCTgtacacacaggacacacacctgtacacacatgGCACTCACCTgtacacacaggacacacacctgtacacacacacctgtacacacaggacacacacctgtacacacatgacacacacctgtacacatgGAGTCAGGAGCTGCGTGTGTGATGTGGAAACTGAATGACCGCTTCAGGGTGTGagctggactgtcaaagctaatACTCTTGGTACGTTTACGACACTCCATCACCAGCAGGGTCTTGCATTGTTTGTGGCAGCTGATCCCACAGGCTGTGAACACAACATGGCCATCAGTACTCAGCTGGCCAGAGTCCCAGGGCTAACAGTGGGGCAATGAGAGGCAGGAGCTGTTTACCCGGGGATGTCAGGTTAGAGACAGTTTAAAGGATGGACAGAGAGTGAACtcttagaaacagaaaaatagatgcaggaggaggccattcggcccttcgagccaacaccgtcattcaatatgatcatggctgatcatttaaaatcagtaccccgttacctGCTTACTCCCCCAGATTCCTTTAGGCCTGAGAGCTACTAAATCTCTTCTGAatgtcgggaggggggggggggggggggggcagagtctgGGACTGGGGAGGGGGCtgtaggagagggaggggaggggaggagacgtgACGTTAGTTACTcaatgggaatcaagaactgtgggagagggggaagagagatctCACCATTACCTCACTGAGGGAAGGGCAtgtatacagacacaaaatgctggagtaactcagctggacaggcagtgtctctggagagaaggaatgggtgacgtttcgggtcgagacccttcttcagactgtagagtgGGAGAGCAGGAGAAATGACAGAGGGAAACAGAGTGAGAGGATGTGGTTGGAGAGAGCCTGTTCCTCACTCACCTTTACACTTGTAGCCTTGTTTGTACAAGCCCCAGATctgtgggaggagaggagagcagagcgGTCAGTGTGAAGTGAGGCCACGTGGTGGTCAATGGTGGGCTCAACACAGCAGGTCCAGGGCCAtggtggagagggggtggggtctCTGGTGGCAATGGCAGCTCTCCCCTAGAGCCAGCCCCCTCCACTCAACCCtgcccccttaaccccccccccccaccccccccccttaaccctgCCCccttaaccccccacccccaccccttaaCCCtgcccccttaaccccccccaccccccccacacccaccccatccccacgcccacacctaccccccacccccacactcaaccccacccccccaaacccaaacccccccccacaaccccccccacctacccccacaccctaaccccacccccccaccacaaaaaccccccacacctacacccaccCCTTAACCctgccccctcaaccccccccaccccccacctaccccacaccccccgccccccacccccccacccccctcgcccccccaccccccctcgcccccacaaccccccccccccccccaacagccaCTCGCCCCCCATCACATACAAAGTTCTTGCAGTGGTCACAGAAGGTGGGCTTCATGTAGGTGGTCTCCAGGAAGTTGTGAATGAATCCCATCTTGCAGTTGAGGAGTGAGTTTGCCTGCTTGAAGTAGACCAGCATCTCATCTCTGCTGATCTGACCATCGCTGGCGGCCAGAGAGAGGAGGGTCAGTGAAGCTCATTAGACAAACCAGCCAGTGTTCCAGGTGGGGCGGGgggttggggatggggaggggggggagtcagtggggggtgggggagggggtcgagggttggagtggggggggggggggggggtcgagggtcaggggtcggggggggttggggagggggtcgaGGGTCGGGGGCGTTTGGGGAGAGGGGGTCGAGGgttggagtgggggtgggggggggtgggggagggggtcgaaggggtcagggggttggggagggggtgttggggagagggaggtgaggggtcagtggggggttgGGACTCACTTGTTCTCATCCAGGACACTGAACCTGTCCAGGTAGGGGAAGTTGGAGGAGATAATGTTAAACTCTTTCTGGGAGATGTAGCCGTCGTGGTCGACATCAAAGTTCCTGAAGACGGACTGGACGAGGAGGTCAACAAGGTCAAACAATGTGGAATTAACCAAACACATCCTCCGTCTGAAACTTCCCCTCATTGTGGAGGCGTAATGTTAGCCCgtctctcatccagctttctcctcccaccccaccccaacacccccacccccacccacacacacacacacacacacacacaccccccacacacacacacccacacacccccacccccagcgcTGTATTGATGTGTCCAGAACCCGGCTCTGCTGCTTTGGGACATTTGCTCACCTCAACCATCTTGTGGATGTGTTTGTTAATTAACTCAGGATCTGTTTTTGGTTTGACAGCAGTTGCCCACTCATCCATCACCGAGAGCTTGGCTGGAGCAGGACTGGACGGCTGGGACAGAGAGACGTGCCATCAATCGCTGGAACCCCGGGACCAAAGTCAACGTCACCCTGcaaacccccctctctcctcgtgCCCCCCCAACATATCCCCCTCTCCTCGTGCCCCCCACGTGGCCCCCCAACATATCCCCCCTCCATGTACACCCCAACaagtgccccccccctccctcgtgcCCCCTCCATGTACACCCCCAACATGTGCCCCCCTCTcctcgtgcccccccccccccaacatgtgcccccccccccctccccgtccctcgTGCCCCCCTCCCTCGTGGGGTTGGGGTTAGTTCAGGCAGGTTAGAGTTGGGGAACTCACTGTGGACTTGGAGGTGCGAGGTTCTCTCAACAACGACAGCTTGTAGATCTCGTCATCTGTGTGATATTGATCAAGTGAAACCTGCAGAGACAGTGCAGCCCCCATCAGACCAAAGGTTCAGCAGGTCAGTGTTGATCAATCGCTGGTGACCACTACACCCCTTGCTCCAGGTTAGACAAAGTTGATGGGGAATtaccagcggggggggggggggggggggggggggggacaaacagTGTCTTATGCCCTATGGGTGGAGGAACAAGACAAACATTCTTTCCTGCTCAACCTCTTGAATGCTTCAGGAAAAGACACACTGTATTTTTGTGCAGATTCATTGGAGATTTCCTCTCCATTCCCATTCAGTTGCCTGGACCCCAAGCTCTGGAATTCACTCCCAACACCCCCCTTCATCTTCCAGTCTGTCTCCCATCTGACCAAACATACCATCCCGACCATGGGGAAGAGATGGCTTAATGCCAACTCTCCTGTGTTAAGCTTCATGTAGATGGTTCTGGTGGGAGACATGATGTCCACTCACCGTCAGCAGGTTGACCAGGTCTTTGTTGGGCTCAACGGGTGGAGGAGTGGCCTGGACTTGACCCTGTTCATTCAGAATGGAGTAGAGCTGTTGCATCTTGACCACATTGAGCTGCCCGTCCTCCACCCTGTCAGGGAGAGCGAGGTGAACGGCCAGCAGATCCTTCAGGTGAACACCGAGGATGGGGAACTTGAAACCAGACCCTTCAGCAAAACGCTTCCGGTAATTCCCATAATTGCTACATGTGGTGACTAACTCAGTCAGCTCATCTGAAATCTGGGAACGAGACACAAACGGGTCACTAACGAGGGTGGGATTGTAGAGAGCAAAGATTGTTCACAGCAGTATCTTGATGGGTTAgtagagtttaatacagataagtgtaaGATGATGTGAAGACCTTCATCATGAAcaacagggctctggggagtgttgtagggcaAAGGGAACTcagagccaaccatgtcatctctgggtgcccgctctaccacccacccaaTGGAGCTgggtcagggcctggcagacattgactccAACATAGACAACAACCTcatggcttgagatctaactattcctttggtttatgtttcattcacaagaagaagaagttccttgaaagtggattCACATGTAGATAGCGTGGtcaaaaaacatttggcatattggccttcatctgtcagtgtAAAGagaatagaagttgagatgttatgttacagttgtacaagatgtttgtGAGGTCCATTTGGACAATTATGGTCAGTTTTAGTTGTCTTGCTTTAGGGaagatgctgttaagctggaaagggtcgaGATTTACAAGGTTATTGCCAGGAGTTGGGGAAAGGTTGGGGCAGAAAGAttgaagaacctgaggggcacctttattacatcggtgggtgtatggaacgagttgccagagcaaGTACTACCACAACGTTTAAACTAGTGTACTGTAGATATGACAGGTTAGATGGTGTAggtgagttgggctgagggaCATATTTCTGTGCAACTCTATATGAGATGTCCCTGAAGACCGTGTGGGTGGTGgatccatccctccatccctccctccctccatccctccctccatccttccctccatccttccctccatccctcccacctTTAGAACATCAGCACTGATGTAGTGATATGTTT is a window from the Leucoraja erinacea ecotype New England chromosome 19, Leri_hhj_1, whole genome shotgun sequence genome containing:
- the LOC129706041 gene encoding RAS guanyl-releasing protein 2-like isoform X2 translates to MSLFCDHLGPLELAEHLTYLEYKSFCRILFRDYHSFAKHGCAKDNPILERFISLFNSISQWVQMMVLGLHTPQQRAEVITKFVHMAQRLLQLQNYNTLMAVIGGLSHSAILRLKETYHYISADVLKISDELTELVTTCSNYGNYRKRFAEGSGFKFPILGVHLKDLLAVHLALPDRVEDGQLNVVKMQQLYSILNEQGQVQATPPPVEPNKDLVNLLTVSLDQYHTDDEIYKLSLLREPRTSKSTPSSPAPAKLSVMDEWATAVKPKTDPELINKHIHKMVESVFRNFDVDHDGYISQKEFNIISSNFPYLDRFSVLDENNDGQISRDEMLVYFKQANSLLNCKMGFIHNFLETTYMKPTFCDHCKNFIWGLYKQGYKCKVLKEELESLEDEVQDIHL
- the LOC129706041 gene encoding RAS guanyl-releasing protein 2-like isoform X1, which translates into the protein MSLFCDHLGPLELAEHLTYLEYKSFCRILFRDYHSFAKHGCAKDNPILERFISLFNSISQWVQMMVLGLHTPQQRAEVITKFVHMAQRLLQLQNYNTLMAVIGGLSHSAILRLKETYHYISADVLKISDELTELVTTCSNYGNYRKRFAEGSGFKFPILGVHLKDLLAVHLALPDRVEDGQLNVVKMQQLYSILNEQGQVQATPPPVEPNKDLVNLLTVSLDQYHTDDEIYKLSLLREPRTSKSTPSSPAPAKLSVMDEWATAVKPKTDPELINKHIHKMVESVFRNFDVDHDGYISQKEFNIISSNFPYLDRFSVLDENNDGQISRDEMLVYFKQANSLLNCKMGFIHNFLETTYMKPTFCDHCKNFIWGLYKQGYKCKACGISCHKQCKTLLVMECRKRTKSISFDSPAHTLKRSFSFHITHAAPDSMCTVLKEELESLEDEVQDIHL